In Halanaeroarchaeum sp. HSR-CO, one DNA window encodes the following:
- a CDS encoding AIR synthase family protein, which translates to MEPGKVDRAFFDEYIGSRLGADRDDVRLGPTHGADFGVIDVGGHVLALATDPLFVLRDLGLERAAWFAFHIVVSDVALSGIQPTHLSVDFNLPPSTDEETFATIWSVFDREARDLGISVATGHTGAYAGTAFPTIGGATGLAVGRPEDLVLPTGASAGDRLVVTKGPAVETTGVLSTVFGDALDLPASTLDAARARFDELSPVEDALTAAAAGPVTAMHDATEGGIDNALVELASASDVGLAVERERFPIGDGVLELCEYFDLDPWVSSSEGSVLMAVKPSGVDTVLDALDAVGIRAAEVGRVTGGDDVVANGTAIEAPDRDPFWPAYERARQRYGAPERR; encoded by the coding sequence ATGGAACCGGGGAAAGTCGACCGTGCGTTCTTCGACGAATACATCGGGTCACGGCTGGGTGCCGACCGTGACGACGTCAGACTCGGCCCGACGCATGGGGCGGATTTCGGCGTGATAGACGTCGGCGGGCACGTTCTCGCCCTCGCCACGGACCCGTTGTTCGTCCTTCGCGATCTGGGCCTCGAGCGGGCGGCGTGGTTCGCCTTCCACATCGTGGTGAGCGACGTCGCCCTCTCGGGCATCCAACCGACCCACCTCAGTGTCGACTTCAACCTCCCACCCTCGACCGACGAGGAGACGTTCGCGACCATCTGGTCGGTCTTCGACCGGGAGGCGCGTGATCTCGGTATCTCCGTCGCCACTGGCCACACCGGCGCCTACGCGGGGACCGCGTTTCCGACCATCGGGGGTGCGACCGGCCTCGCCGTCGGTCGGCCCGAGGATCTCGTCCTCCCCACCGGCGCATCCGCAGGCGACCGCCTCGTCGTCACCAAGGGACCCGCTGTCGAGACGACGGGCGTGCTCTCGACCGTCTTCGGTGACGCACTCGATCTCCCAGCTTCGACCCTCGACGCTGCTCGCGCACGCTTCGACGAACTGTCACCGGTCGAGGACGCGCTCACCGCCGCGGCCGCCGGCCCGGTAACTGCCATGCACGACGCGACCGAAGGCGGCATCGACAACGCACTCGTCGAACTGGCCAGCGCGAGCGACGTCGGTCTCGCGGTCGAGCGCGAACGCTTCCCCATCGGGGACGGCGTGCTGGAACTATGCGAGTACTTCGACCTCGACCCGTGGGTCTCGAGTAGCGAAGGGTCCGTCCTGATGGCCGTCAAGCCGTCCGGCGTCGACACCGTGCTCGACGCTCTCGACGCAGTCGGAATCCGGGCTGCCGAAGTCGGCAGGGTCACCGGAGGAGACGACGTCGTCGCGAACGGCACGGCCATCGAGGCCCCCGACCGAGACCCTTTCTGGCCCGCCTACGAGCGGGCCCGCCAGCGATACGGCGCCCCCGAACGGCGATAG
- the mutS gene encoding DNA mismatch repair protein MutS: protein MGAVTGIVDEFLSLKADAAADLLAMQVGDFYEFFAEDAETVAEELDLQLSTKSSHGSSYPMAGVPVSELTPYLKALVERGYRVAVADQFEVDGGHEREVSRVVTPGTLLETTAASAQYLATVVRDDDDAWGLAFIDVTTGRFHVTQVATAGDAYTELYRFDPVEVLPGPLLRGDDEAVSTLRSRTDATVTLHEANAFAPGAATHRLEQQFGEEALHSLGIEPGSPAVRAAGAALDYVAETGLGVSRSFTRLQPYRADDHVELDATTQRNLELTETMHGDASGSLFSTLDHTVTSAGGRLLREWLQRPRRSLDEIDRRQEAVTAFTQAALARDSIRDTLADTYDLERLASKIAHGSADATDLLHVRDTLATLPEVAKAVESTPSLATSPIGAIVDRPDRDALADVRDELADALVEDPPKTLRQGGLFKRGYDDDLDALIDGFEEATDWLDSLAPREKSRLGITHLQVDRNQTDGYYIQIGKSEAEQAPEEYREIKTLKNSKRFTTDELDERERRILRIEDERADLEYELFEELRDRVATVADVLQDAGRAIAELDALAGLATHAVENDWTRPVVTDDGELDVEAGRHPVVEQTTEFVPNDARFTAGRRFLIVTGPNMSGKSTYLRQTALIVLLAQVGSYVPARSATVGIVDGIFTRVGALDELAQGRSTFMVEMQELSNILHSATEDSLVILDEVGRGTATYDGISIAWAATEYLHNEVRAKTLFATHYHELTRLADHLEDVANVHVAADERGGDVTFLRTVRDGPTDRSYGIHVADLAGVPDPVVDRASGVLESLRADNAIEAKGSGGGEPVQAVFDLGSGEFSANGGSDNDAEETDEYLDPEREAVLEELADLPINELTPVEVLSRVQDLKRRLQ from the coding sequence GTGGGCGCCGTGACCGGCATCGTCGACGAATTTCTCTCGTTGAAGGCCGACGCGGCGGCCGACCTCCTCGCGATGCAGGTGGGCGATTTCTACGAGTTCTTCGCCGAGGACGCCGAGACGGTCGCCGAGGAACTCGATCTCCAGCTATCGACGAAGTCGAGTCACGGTTCCTCGTATCCGATGGCCGGCGTCCCGGTCTCGGAACTCACGCCGTATCTCAAGGCGCTCGTCGAGCGCGGCTATCGCGTGGCCGTCGCCGACCAGTTCGAGGTCGACGGCGGTCACGAACGCGAGGTGTCCAGGGTCGTCACGCCGGGGACGCTCCTGGAAACCACTGCTGCGAGCGCCCAGTACCTGGCCACCGTCGTCCGTGACGACGATGACGCCTGGGGGCTCGCGTTCATCGACGTCACCACCGGCCGATTCCACGTCACTCAGGTAGCCACCGCGGGAGACGCCTACACGGAACTCTACCGCTTCGACCCCGTCGAGGTCCTTCCGGGGCCGCTGCTCCGCGGGGACGATGAGGCCGTCTCGACACTCCGCTCGCGGACCGACGCGACCGTGACCCTCCACGAGGCGAACGCGTTCGCCCCCGGGGCCGCCACCCACCGCCTTGAGCAGCAGTTCGGCGAGGAAGCGCTCCACAGCCTCGGCATCGAGCCAGGAAGCCCCGCCGTCCGCGCGGCGGGCGCGGCCCTCGATTACGTCGCCGAGACCGGTCTGGGCGTGAGTCGTTCGTTCACTCGTCTCCAGCCCTACCGCGCGGACGACCACGTGGAGCTGGACGCGACCACCCAGCGCAACCTCGAACTCACGGAGACGATGCACGGCGACGCGTCCGGGTCGCTCTTTTCGACCCTCGACCACACCGTCACCAGCGCGGGGGGTCGACTGCTCCGCGAGTGGCTCCAGCGACCACGCCGCTCACTCGACGAGATCGATCGACGGCAGGAGGCCGTGACCGCCTTCACCCAGGCGGCACTAGCCCGAGATTCCATCAGAGACACGCTCGCGGACACCTACGACCTCGAACGTCTCGCGAGCAAGATCGCCCATGGAAGTGCGGATGCGACCGACCTGCTCCACGTGCGAGACACGCTCGCGACGCTCCCCGAGGTGGCCAAGGCGGTCGAATCGACCCCCAGTCTCGCCACTTCGCCGATCGGGGCCATCGTCGACCGCCCGGACCGAGATGCGCTCGCGGACGTCCGAGACGAACTGGCCGACGCTCTCGTCGAGGATCCGCCGAAGACGCTCAGGCAGGGCGGGCTGTTCAAACGCGGCTACGACGACGATCTGGACGCCCTCATCGACGGGTTCGAGGAGGCAACCGACTGGCTCGATTCCCTCGCTCCGCGGGAGAAGTCCCGGCTGGGCATCACCCACCTCCAGGTGGACCGCAACCAGACCGACGGCTACTACATCCAGATCGGCAAGTCGGAGGCGGAGCAGGCCCCCGAAGAGTACCGCGAGATAAAGACGTTGAAGAACTCGAAGCGGTTCACGACCGACGAACTCGACGAGCGAGAGCGCCGGATCCTCCGCATCGAGGACGAACGGGCCGACCTGGAGTACGAACTCTTCGAGGAACTCCGCGATCGGGTGGCCACCGTCGCCGATGTCCTCCAGGACGCGGGACGCGCCATCGCCGAACTCGACGCCCTGGCCGGCCTGGCCACCCACGCCGTCGAGAACGACTGGACGCGCCCCGTGGTCACGGACGACGGCGAGTTAGACGTCGAGGCGGGTCGCCACCCGGTCGTCGAGCAGACGACCGAATTCGTCCCGAACGACGCCCGATTCACGGCGGGGAGACGGTTCCTCATCGTCACCGGCCCCAACATGTCGGGCAAGTCGACGTACCTGCGCCAGACCGCGCTGATCGTCCTGCTCGCACAGGTCGGCAGCTACGTTCCGGCCCGGTCGGCGACGGTCGGCATCGTCGACGGCATCTTCACCCGCGTGGGCGCGCTGGACGAACTGGCCCAGGGTCGCTCGACGTTCATGGTGGAGATGCAGGAGCTCTCGAACATCCTCCACTCGGCGACCGAGGACTCGCTGGTCATCCTGGACGAGGTCGGACGCGGCACCGCCACCTACGACGGCATCTCCATCGCCTGGGCGGCGACGGAGTACCTCCACAACGAGGTGCGCGCGAAGACGCTCTTCGCGACCCACTACCACGAGTTGACCCGCCTCGCCGACCACCTCGAGGACGTCGCCAACGTCCACGTCGCCGCGGACGAACGCGGCGGCGACGTGACCTTCCTCCGGACCGTCCGCGATGGACCGACCGACCGCAGTTACGGCATCCACGTCGCCGACCTCGCTGGCGTCCCCGACCCCGTCGTCGACCGTGCGTCCGGCGTCCTGGAGTCCCTCCGTGCCGACAACGCCATCGAGGCGAAGGGCAGCGGCGGCGGCGAACCGGTGCAAGCGGTCTTCGACCTCGGCTCCGGGGAGTTCAGCGCGAACGGCGGGAGCGACAACGACGCCGAGGAGACCGACGAGTATCTCGATCCCGAGCGCGAGGCCGTTCTCGAAGAACTCGCCGACTTGCCGATCAACGAACTCACGCCCGTGGAGGTGCTCTCCCGGGTCCAGGACCTCAAGAGACGACTCCAATGA
- the mutL gene encoding DNA mismatch repair endonuclease MutL, which yields MSEYITRLDDRTIERIAAGEVVERPASVVKELVENSLDAGADRIDVSVTGNGTDRIEVADDGRGMSEADVRAAVEQHTTSKIRDIDDLAAGVGTLGFRGEALHTIGAVSRMTVTTRPQDGADIGTELRMVGGEVESVSPAGRPPGTTVTVEDLFFNTPAREKYLKTDATEFAHVNRVVTRYALANPSVAVSLSHDGNRVFATTGQGDVREAMLAVYGREVAESMIPVDHETTVATVEGYVSDPETTRSAREYVSTYVNGRYVRDGDLRGAVVSAYGKQLAADRYPFATLFVDVPPETVDVNVHPRKMEVRFDDETAVYGTIEDAVEDALLDHGLVRSSAPRGRSAPDETPVGPEGHHDGDLADEATAGATDPENVVREGDSPNGITGSESDTASGGPTRSSSDAGAGQPTAAADSTGEPVGDATDRSPDGPTTDTDTAPAPPSSDADADRKFAGPLEHPGLTDVESTTDFETLPPLRVLGQVHDTYVVAESPDGLVLVDQHAADERINYERLAKRLATRRDSQTLVSPVEVALTAHEASVFDEALVDLRAVGFEAHRDDRTAVVEAVPAVLSDALDPSLLRDVLASFLEADERDLVDSAADALISDLACYPSITGNTSLSDGDVVALLSRLDDCENPFSCPHGRPVIIEFSEQELKDRFERDYPGHQVRRRE from the coding sequence ATGAGCGAGTACATCACCCGACTCGACGACCGGACGATCGAACGTATCGCGGCCGGCGAGGTGGTCGAACGTCCAGCCTCGGTCGTCAAGGAACTCGTCGAGAACAGCCTCGACGCCGGGGCCGACCGGATCGACGTCTCGGTGACCGGAAACGGAACCGACCGCATCGAGGTGGCTGACGATGGTCGCGGGATGAGCGAGGCCGACGTTCGTGCTGCGGTCGAGCAGCACACCACGAGCAAGATCCGAGACATCGACGACCTGGCTGCCGGGGTCGGGACGCTTGGATTCCGCGGCGAAGCGCTGCATACCATCGGCGCCGTCTCTCGGATGACCGTGACGACGAGACCACAGGACGGTGCAGACATCGGTACCGAACTCCGGATGGTCGGCGGCGAGGTCGAATCGGTCAGTCCCGCGGGCCGGCCACCGGGAACGACAGTCACCGTCGAGGACCTGTTCTTCAACACGCCCGCGCGGGAGAAGTACCTCAAGACCGACGCCACCGAGTTCGCGCACGTCAACCGGGTGGTCACGCGATACGCGCTCGCGAACCCCTCGGTCGCCGTGTCGCTCTCCCACGACGGCAACCGCGTCTTCGCCACGACCGGCCAGGGTGACGTCCGCGAAGCGATGCTCGCCGTCTACGGGCGCGAGGTCGCCGAATCGATGATCCCCGTCGATCACGAGACGACCGTCGCTACCGTGGAGGGGTACGTCAGCGACCCCGAGACCACCCGGAGCGCCAGAGAGTACGTCTCGACGTACGTCAACGGTCGGTATGTCAGGGACGGCGATCTGCGTGGGGCGGTCGTCTCGGCGTACGGCAAACAGCTCGCCGCCGACCGGTACCCCTTCGCAACGCTGTTCGTGGACGTTCCACCCGAGACGGTCGACGTGAACGTCCACCCCCGGAAGATGGAAGTCAGATTCGACGACGAGACGGCCGTCTACGGGACGATCGAAGACGCCGTCGAGGACGCTCTCCTCGACCACGGACTCGTTCGGAGTAGCGCACCGCGTGGCCGCTCTGCCCCTGACGAGACGCCAGTGGGACCGGAAGGTCACCACGATGGCGACCTGGCGGATGAGGCGACGGCGGGGGCGACCGACCCCGAGAACGTCGTCAGGGAGGGCGATTCGCCGAACGGAATCACGGGGTCAGAATCCGATACGGCGTCAGGGGGCCCCACGCGGTCGAGCAGTGACGCTGGGGCGGGGCAGCCGACGGCGGCCGCCGACTCCACGGGAGAACCGGTAGGTGACGCCACCGATCGTTCCCCGGACGGCCCGACGACGGACACCGACACCGCCCCAGCGCCACCGTCGAGCGATGCCGATGCGGACCGCAAGTTCGCTGGACCGCTCGAGCACCCGGGGCTGACCGACGTCGAATCGACCACGGACTTCGAGACCCTCCCGCCACTTCGCGTGCTCGGCCAGGTCCACGACACGTACGTCGTGGCCGAGTCCCCCGACGGACTGGTGCTCGTCGACCAGCACGCGGCGGACGAGCGCATCAACTACGAACGCCTCGCGAAGCGACTGGCGACCCGGCGGGACTCCCAGACGCTGGTGTCGCCCGTCGAGGTGGCACTCACCGCCCACGAGGCGAGCGTCTTCGACGAGGCCCTGGTCGACCTGCGCGCGGTGGGATTCGAAGCCCATCGCGACGACCGGACCGCGGTCGTCGAGGCCGTTCCGGCCGTGCTATCGGATGCTCTCGATCCGTCGCTGCTCAGGGACGTGCTGGCGTCGTTCCTCGAAGCGGACGAGCGCGACCTCGTCGACTCGGCGGCCGACGCGCTTATCTCCGATCTCGCCTGTTATCCGTCGATCACCGGCAATACGTCGCTGTCCGACGGGGACGTCGTCGCCTTGCTCTCCCGTCTGGACGACTGCGAGAATCCCTTCTCCTGTCCACACGGCCGTCCCGTCATCATCGAATTCTCCGAGCAGGAACTCAAGGACCGCTTCGAACGCGACTATCCGGGACATCAGGTTCGTCGTCGGGAGTGA
- a CDS encoding site-specific DNA-methyltransferase produces METNHHVVAGDARDLPLADESVALVVTSPPYPMIEMWDETFSALDPAIRDALAAEDGAQAYDLMHEVLDAGWREVARVLSPGGIAAINVGDATRTVNGDFQLYPNHATVLSSLQDVGLSPLPDVLWRKPANSAAKFMGSGTIPPNAYVTLEHEYILLARKGGLRRPDSDRRGRSSYFWEERNRWFSDVWEVRGERQALDIGPRDRTGAFPFAIPYRLINMYSVQGDTVLDPFWGTGTTTLAAMASARQSVGVEVEADLVEGFDPKQADVCHLASERSRERLDAHRQFVADCEETPGYEATNYDTRVVTKQERDIHLPTIESVDPTAAGWQVSHGWLDG; encoded by the coding sequence GTGGAGACGAACCATCACGTCGTCGCGGGGGACGCCCGCGACCTGCCGCTCGCCGACGAGTCGGTGGCGCTAGTCGTCACGTCGCCGCCGTATCCGATGATCGAGATGTGGGACGAGACCTTCTCCGCGCTGGATCCGGCCATCCGAGACGCTCTCGCGGCGGAAGACGGTGCCCAGGCCTACGACCTGATGCACGAGGTCCTCGATGCAGGCTGGCGGGAAGTCGCCCGAGTCCTCTCGCCCGGCGGCATCGCCGCCATCAACGTCGGCGACGCGACGCGGACGGTGAACGGCGACTTCCAGCTGTATCCGAACCACGCCACGGTGCTCTCTTCGCTTCAGGACGTCGGCCTCTCGCCACTGCCGGACGTCCTCTGGCGGAAACCCGCGAACAGCGCGGCGAAGTTCATGGGCTCGGGGACCATCCCGCCGAACGCCTACGTCACACTGGAGCACGAATACATCCTGCTGGCCAGGAAGGGCGGGCTGCGCCGTCCCGACAGCGACCGCCGCGGCCGGAGTAGTTACTTCTGGGAGGAACGCAATCGCTGGTTCTCCGACGTCTGGGAGGTCCGTGGCGAGCGACAGGCCCTCGACATCGGCCCACGGGATCGGACGGGGGCGTTCCCCTTCGCGATCCCGTACCGACTGATCAACATGTACTCGGTGCAGGGGGACACCGTCCTCGACCCGTTCTGGGGGACGGGGACGACGACGCTCGCGGCGATGGCGAGTGCTCGCCAGTCGGTGGGCGTCGAGGTCGAAGCCGACCTCGTCGAGGGCTTCGACCCGAAGCAGGCAGACGTGTGCCACCTCGCCAGCGAACGGAGCCGCGAGCGACTGGACGCCCACCGTCAATTTGTCGCCGACTGCGAGGAGACGCCGGGCTACGAGGCGACGAACTACGACACCAGGGTCGTCACGAAACAGGAACGCGACATCCACCTGCCGACCATCGAATCGGTGGACCCGACGGCCGCCGGCTGGCAGGTGTCACACGGCTGGCTCGACGGGTAG
- a CDS encoding SAMP-activating enzyme E1 — protein sequence MTDLDLDQRQLDRYARHIIMDGMGPSGQKALLDAEVLVVGAGGLGSPVIQYLAAAGVGTLHIVDDDVVERSNLQRQTIHRDADQGRSKVESAAEFVRGLNPDVEVVTHDVEFTPKNAEAFVADKDYVVDCSDNFRTRYIVNDACTLAGVPFSHGAVFRYEGQVTTFDGGDDSPCYRCLFPEAPPEGTVPDCATAGVLGAVPGTIGTIQATEVTKGIMDVGERLDGRLLFYDAERMEFDEIEIKRNPDCPVCGDDPAIDSVADVEYVDSCAIE from the coding sequence ATGACCGACCTCGATCTGGACCAGCGCCAACTCGATCGATACGCCCGTCACATCATCATGGACGGGATGGGGCCATCCGGACAGAAGGCCCTCCTCGACGCCGAGGTACTGGTCGTGGGCGCCGGTGGACTCGGCTCCCCCGTCATCCAGTACCTCGCGGCGGCCGGCGTGGGCACGTTGCACATCGTGGACGACGACGTCGTCGAGCGGTCGAACCTCCAGCGCCAGACCATCCATCGCGACGCGGACCAGGGACGGTCGAAGGTCGAATCCGCCGCCGAGTTCGTTCGCGGCTTGAATCCGGACGTCGAGGTCGTCACCCACGACGTCGAGTTCACCCCGAAGAACGCCGAGGCGTTCGTCGCCGACAAAGACTACGTCGTCGATTGCTCCGACAACTTCCGAACCCGATACATCGTCAACGACGCGTGCACGCTCGCGGGAGTCCCGTTCTCCCACGGCGCGGTCTTCCGCTACGAGGGGCAGGTCACGACCTTCGACGGTGGCGACGATTCGCCCTGTTATCGATGTCTCTTCCCGGAAGCCCCACCCGAGGGCACCGTCCCCGACTGCGCGACCGCCGGCGTCCTGGGAGCGGTCCCCGGCACCATCGGCACCATTCAGGCGACCGAGGTGACCAAGGGGATCATGGACGTGGGCGAGCGCCTGGATGGCCGACTCCTCTTTTACGACGCCGAACGCATGGAGTTCGACGAGATCGAGATCAAGCGCAATCCCGACTGTCCGGTCTGTGGCGACGACCCGGCGATCGACTCGGTCGCCGACGTCGAGTACGTCGATAGCTGCGCCATCGAGTGA
- a CDS encoding cold-shock protein: protein MAKGTVDFFHERKGYGFIATDDADDDVFFHMEDIDGPDLEEGQDVEFDIDDAPKGPRATNLTRQ, encoded by the coding sequence ATGGCAAAAGGTACGGTTGACTTCTTCCACGAGCGGAAGGGTTACGGCTTTATCGCTACGGACGACGCAGACGACGACGTTTTCTTCCACATGGAGGACATCGACGGCCCCGACCTCGAAGAGGGCCAGGACGTTGAATTCGACATCGACGACGCCCCCAAGGGCCCGCGCGCCACCAATCTGACGCGCCAGTAA
- a CDS encoding amino acid permease has protein sequence MSLFDITFIGVGAMIGAGVFALTGFAAGIAGPALVLAFALNGFVALFTAVSYAELGAAFPEAGGGYLWVKEALVDPNGFFAGWMSWFAHAVAASLYAVTFGAFLLEFIIYGTSLSHGFTFFGVITPGVVDKLLAVLLVVAFTYINFMGAEETGKAGIVVTVIKVVILAVFVVFGFRATLANPTWPQKFLTNPSFAPAGAIGIIGAMGFTYIAFEGYEIIVQSGEEVVDPGENIPKAVFYSLAIVVPIYVLVAFAAIGGIDVTAEALELAQPFAGAPPEYTWQLLGEMGELGIIRAAGQFVPYGIPLLLVAGLTATMSALNATIYSSSRVSFAMGRDRSLPGFFDRIHQGTRTPHWAIFLSAVLISGMAVLLPIEAVAASADIMFILLFVQVNWTLIRMRQTHPDLPRTYTVPYMPWPPLIGIGLQLLLTPFLIRALGLEAIGVGSGNHGLVALVTTALWMGLGLTVYFGYSKQKETEKLERDSPAVVSERTPAETDYRVLVPVANPDTVEQLMRTAIDVARENDGEIQVMNVVTVPQQTPLSEGRQFVDEERVVLDRAMAIGADADVPTSGTIRIGHDVSQAILNTIDHLDVDVVLMGWRSRPRRRDFVLGSNVDPVVTRARCDVLVERIESGSQPVESILVPTAGGPHADLAAEVAQAVAHATGASIRVLHVVDPSATSAARDDAREMIDETVGEFDETVPVDGVVVEGDDVVGTIVEKTAEYDLTLIGATREGLFQQLLFGALPETVAERAQSTVIMTKRNLGIGTRVKRWFRRRNQH, from the coding sequence ATGAGCCTCTTCGACATCACCTTCATCGGTGTCGGCGCGATGATCGGTGCGGGGGTCTTCGCGCTCACCGGTTTCGCGGCCGGTATCGCCGGCCCAGCGCTCGTGCTGGCGTTCGCCCTGAACGGGTTCGTGGCACTATTCACCGCCGTCTCGTACGCGGAACTCGGAGCGGCCTTTCCGGAGGCCGGTGGCGGGTACCTCTGGGTCAAGGAGGCGCTGGTCGACCCGAACGGCTTCTTCGCCGGGTGGATGAGCTGGTTCGCGCACGCGGTCGCCGCCTCCCTGTACGCCGTGACCTTCGGCGCCTTCTTGCTCGAATTCATCATCTACGGAACGTCCCTGAGCCACGGATTCACCTTCTTCGGGGTCATCACGCCGGGGGTCGTCGACAAACTGCTCGCAGTCCTGCTCGTCGTCGCCTTCACCTACATCAACTTCATGGGGGCCGAAGAGACCGGGAAGGCCGGTATCGTGGTCACGGTGATCAAGGTCGTCATCCTCGCCGTCTTCGTCGTCTTCGGCTTCAGGGCCACGCTCGCGAACCCGACCTGGCCCCAGAAGTTCCTCACGAACCCCAGTTTCGCCCCGGCGGGCGCCATCGGCATCATCGGGGCGATGGGATTCACGTACATCGCCTTCGAGGGGTACGAGATCATCGTCCAGTCGGGTGAGGAGGTCGTCGACCCCGGTGAGAACATCCCCAAAGCCGTCTTCTACTCGTTAGCGATCGTCGTCCCCATCTACGTCCTGGTCGCGTTCGCGGCCATCGGCGGCATCGACGTCACGGCGGAAGCACTCGAACTGGCCCAGCCCTTCGCCGGCGCACCGCCGGAGTACACCTGGCAACTGCTCGGGGAGATGGGTGAACTGGGGATCATCCGTGCGGCCGGACAGTTCGTGCCCTACGGCATCCCGCTCCTGCTCGTGGCCGGGTTGACCGCCACGATGAGTGCGCTGAACGCGACCATCTACTCCTCCTCGCGGGTCTCCTTCGCCATGGGGCGGGACCGCTCGTTACCCGGGTTCTTCGACCGGATCCACCAGGGTACCCGCACGCCACACTGGGCCATCTTCCTCTCCGCGGTGCTCATCTCCGGGATGGCCGTCCTGCTCCCGATCGAGGCCGTCGCCGCCTCGGCGGACATCATGTTCATCCTCCTGTTCGTCCAGGTGAACTGGACGCTGATACGGATGCGCCAGACTCACCCGGATCTCCCGCGCACCTACACGGTCCCGTACATGCCGTGGCCACCGCTCATCGGCATCGGGCTCCAGTTGCTCCTCACGCCGTTTCTCATCCGGGCGCTGGGACTGGAGGCCATCGGCGTCGGGTCCGGGAACCACGGGTTGGTCGCCCTCGTCACGACGGCGCTGTGGATGGGTCTCGGTCTCACGGTCTACTTCGGATACTCGAAGCAGAAGGAGACTGAGAAACTCGAACGGGATTCGCCAGCCGTCGTCTCCGAGCGCACCCCGGCCGAGACGGACTATCGGGTCCTCGTCCCCGTCGCGAACCCGGACACGGTCGAGCAGTTGATGCGGACCGCCATCGACGTCGCTCGGGAGAACGACGGAGAGATTCAGGTCATGAATGTCGTTACCGTCCCACAGCAGACGCCGCTCTCGGAGGGGCGCCAGTTCGTCGACGAAGAGCGAGTGGTCCTCGATCGTGCCATGGCAATCGGTGCGGACGCCGACGTGCCCACGAGTGGAACCATCCGCATCGGTCACGACGTCTCACAGGCCATCCTCAACACCATCGATCACCTGGACGTCGACGTCGTCCTCATGGGGTGGCGAAGCAGGCCGAGACGGCGTGACTTCGTCCTCGGCAGCAACGTCGACCCCGTGGTCACGCGAGCACGCTGTGACGTCCTCGTCGAACGGATCGAATCGGGGTCGCAACCGGTCGAATCGATCCTGGTGCCAACGGCGGGCGGGCCCCACGCGGATCTCGCCGCGGAGGTGGCGCAGGCGGTCGCCCATGCAACGGGCGCCTCCATCCGGGTCCTTCACGTGGTCGACCCTAGCGCGACGAGCGCAGCGCGTGACGACGCCCGGGAGATGATCGACGAGACCGTCGGCGAATTCGACGAGACGGTACCGGTCGACGGGGTCGTCGTCGAGGGCGACGACGTGGTGGGCACCATCGTCGAGAAGACCGCGGAGTACGACCTGACCCTCATCGGCGCGACCAGGGAGGGGCTGTTCCAGCAGTTGCTGTTCGGTGCTCTGCCGGAGACGGTCGCCGAACGCGCACAGAGCACCGTCATCATGACGAAGCGGAACCTCGGCATCGGTACCCGAGTGAAACGGTGGTTCCGCCGCCGAAACCAGCACTGA